In the Parasphingorhabdus halotolerans genome, AACCAGATCGGCGACGTTTGGGCGCCGCGTTACCGGCAAGCTACCATCGGAGCGTTTCTGACAGAAAAGCCTGAAGGCCAAATGGCGCTCGATGCCGCCTATCAGGATGTCCTCATCGCATTTGATTATTTCATTGAGCATATTCCGGAAAACCAGCCAATTGTGCTGGCTGGTCATAGTCAGGGTAGCCTTCATCTTACCAATTTGCTGAAAGATCGCGTTGCCGGAACCCCACTCGCCAATCGCATCGTTGCCGCCTATGTTGTCGGATGGCCCGTTTCAGTCGACGCAGATGTGCCGGCAATGGGCCTCACTGTTTGCGAAGCGCCCGATCAAGCCAAATGTATATTGGGCTGGGAAAGTTTTGCCGAACCTGCTGAATATGGACGGATTATCGAAGTTTACGACACAACAATCGGGTTTAACGGGGAACCACGGAAAGATACCAAGCTGCTTTGCACCAATCCGATAAATGGAGATTTGCGATCCGAGGCCAAGGCGGAGATGAATCTGGGGACTCTGGTGCCGAATAACGAATTGAGCGATGCAACCCTGGTGGCAGGCGCTGTTCCGGCTCGCTGTGATGATCGCGGGTTCCTGCTGATCGGTGATCCACCTGATCTTGGCCCCTATACCCTGCCCGGCAATAACTATCATGTTTACGATTACAGCCTGTTCTGGTCCAATATCCGGGCTGACGTCTTGCGGAGGATGCAGACATTTCTCGCGCGTTGATGACAGATGACAAAGCAGTGTTCCTGTCTGCTTTGCCAGATGGTGGGCGACTGCTGGGACTTGATATTGGCACCAAAACCGTTGGTCTGGCGCTATGCGATGCCCAATGGACTTTTGCCACGGCAGCTGAAACGATCGAGCGGCGCAAATTTTCCAAGGACCTGGAACGGATAACGGCGGTTATTGCCGAGCAGAATATTGTTGGTCTGGTGGCGGGACTGCCGTTGAACCTCGATGGCAGCATGAGCAAACAGACCCAGGCGGCCAAGGCTTTCGCGCAAAATCTCAAACCATTGGGCTTGCCGATTCTGCTATGGGACGAACGCTGGAGCACGCAAGCTGTGGAGCGTGATCTGATTGCGTCTGACGTCACCCGCAAGAAGCGTGGCAAGGTAATCGACAAGATGGCGGCAGCCTATATATTGCAAGGCGCAATAGACGGGCTTGCCGCATCGGGTTGAGACGCTTATAGACCTCGTTTTAATGACATCGCCATCCACCAGTTCGCCTCATCAGTTTCCTTCCGGTTCTGATGCTTTCCCACATCGCCATCTATTGGGTATTGCAGGATTGCAACCCTGGGAGATTTTGTTCCTCCTTAAAGAGGCGGAGCAATGGGTCGATTTAAACCGCAAATCCAGCAAGCATGCTGACCGACTCGACGGCCTCACAGTCATAAATGCGTTCTTCGAAAACAGCACCAGAACGCTTCTTTCGTTCGAGATTGCGGGCAAGCGCATGGGCGCAGATGTTGTGAATATGCATGCCGCGCAATCCAGCCTGAAAAAGGGCGAAACCCTGATCGACACCGCCGTTACACTCAACGCCATGCGCGCCGATGCCATAGTCATTCGTCATGGCAGTTCGGGCGCAGTCCAGTTGATTGCCGATAAGGTTGATTGCCCCGTGCTCAATGCCGGCGATGGCAGCCATGAGCATCCTACACAAGCGCTGCTCGATGCGCTGACCATACAGCGCCGCAAAGGCGACATTAGCGGGCTTACAGTGACAATATGCGGTGATGTGATGCACAGCCGGGTGGCACGGTCTAACATCTATTGCCTGACGACATTGGGGGCAAAGGTTCGCGTTTGCGGGCCGCCATCACTTCTGCCCGCCGCCCTGGATCGAATGAATGTGGAATCATTTAGCGATTTCGACGCTGCGCTGGATGGCGCAGACGTAGTGATGATGCTTCGACTCCAGAATGAACGGATGAACGGGGATTTCATTCCCAGTCCTCGGGAATATCATTATCTCTATGGCCTCACCAAAGAGCGACTGAAGAAGGCAAAACCTGATGCTCTGGTTATGCATCCCGGACCGATGAACCGCGGCATTGAAATCAGTAGCGATGTCGCTGATGATGCCAAACGTTCGGCGATCACGGAACAGGTAGAAATGGGTGTTGCCGTGCGGATGGCTTGTCTGGATGTGCTGACAAGACGCTCACGGGAAGTGGAGGGCTGGTCATGAAGACAGTCTTTTCCAATGCCCGCCCGATCTTGCCAGGATCTGACCTTCTGGAAACCCAATCAATATATGTAGAAGGTGACAAAATATCGCAGGTTGGCGATGCAAGCGACTCATCTGATTCAATAATTGTCGATTGCGGCAATGCGATAACGGCACCCGGCATTGTCGACCTTGGCGTATTTGCCATAGATAAACCGGCCTTTCATTTCGGCGGGATCACCCGTGCCGCATTGATGCCCGACCAGTCTCCGGTTCTCGATTTGCCAGCGATGATCAAACACAACGCTACCGAGGGAAAACCTGATCTCTGGTCTCACCCGCTCGCGGCAGCGACCAAAGGTTTGGCGGGCAAGGAATTGGCAGAAATCGGTCTGATGAAACAGGCTGGTGCGCGGTCCGTTTCCACCGGACGTCGGTGGATTTCCGACAGTGGTATCATGCTCAGACTGCTGCAATATTGCAAAGCCCTTGATATGCCGGTGATCGTGCACAGCGAAGATGGTGGATTGGCTGGAAATGCTGTTGCAACGTCCGGAGAAACGGCAACCAGACTTGGGCTATCCAGTGCCCCTGCGTCAGCCGAAGCCTTGTCCATCGCGCGCGACATTGCGCTGGTTCACGAAAGCGGCGCTCATGTCCATTTCCGGCAAGTGACCACGAAACAGGCATTGGATCTTGTTCGGGAAGCCAAAGCGGAAGGCTTGCCTGTGACCTGCGGAATTACACCTGCCCACCTTTTCCTGTCTGACATTGCAGTCAGCGATTTCAAAACTTTTGCGAAACTGTCGCCTCCTCTGCGGTGCGAAGATGATCGGCAAGCCTGCCTTGCAGCGATAAAAGACGGAACAATTGATGTCATATCATCCGGACATGATCCGCGCGGACCAGAGGACAAACGTCTACCGTTTGCTGAGGCCCAATCCGGAATGGCGGGCGCGGAGACCCTGCTCGCGTTATCGCTTAACCTTGTTCGCGATGAAACGATCAGCATGAACCGGTTGTTCCAGCTGTTGTCAGAGTCTCCTGCTAAAATTCTCGGCGTCAAAGCCGGAAAAATCGCGCCGGGTTACGAAGCAGACTTTATTTTGATTGATCCTGACGCTCCCTGGCAGGTAGATGCCCGCAAAATGGCGGCATCAGCGGGGAACACGCCGTTTGACAAGCTGCCCGTGCAGGGCCGTGTCAAAGCCATATATAAGGGCGGAAAAGCGCTCTAGCGCTCCCGCCCTCATATATTTGCGATCTTGAATTATTTTAGCGTACAGCAAGTTTCTTCGGAGCTGTGCTGGCCATACGAGTCGGGCTGGTTTTAGAGACCCCAGGAACGTTACGCACAATGCAATTGCCACCCTTGGCCTTAATGCCCGCACACATGGCTTCTGCAGTTTGCGCATTGCCAAAACCCATAGCAGCCAAACGATAGAGTGTTTTGCCCTTCACGGTTACGCGTGAGCTTGCATATTTGAAAGCCACAAGGTCAGCATTTTGGGAAGAAAGAATGCCCCATGCCCGTTTCGCACCTTCGGCTGATGAATACGCACCAAGTTGTACCAGATGCGTTCCAGAGGATACCGCTTGTGGCTTTGGTGTAAACGCAACTTGCTGCATGACCGGTTTTACCGCAGATACAGCCTGAATCGCTGCTGTTCTCACTGGAGCAGGTTTGGCTGCTGGCGCTTTTTCACCTTCAACAATGAACTTGTCAGCTGGCAAAATTTTCTCGGGCGAAGGCACTGCCTTGATCAATGGTGCAGCGGCAGGAGCGACAGCAACCGGCTTGGCAGACATGCTTGCAGGCAGGTCAACTTTCGTAACCTTCACGTTATTTTCTTTAGCCGTAAAATCTACTTCCGCAGATTGACGTGGTGCCGGGCCAACTGCTGGCAATGGCGTGTTGCGGTCAAAGCTCGCCACTTCACGGCTATAATCTTGTGACGGGCTTGTTTGAGCGATTGCATCAACGGTAGGAGCCGCATTCAGCGCCAAACGCATTGGTTGACCGGGATCATTCGGCATTGGTGTGATGTTTAGCAAAGATGCCACGCGGGTCTCATAGGCACCAGGACGAGCCATTTGAGCCCATTGCATTATCCGTTTGTCGACAGTTGCCGGTGTCATATCCTGTGACGCTAGCAGCTTGGCTTCTCTCCAGCGACCATCCAAAGCGTAGGCCAAGCCCAGGTTCTGGCGGGTGCGCCCGGTTGCATCAGAATTGCGAATGGCCTGTTCAAGTACAGCAATTGCTGTTTTTGAATCGCCAGCCAAAGCCAACGCCAAACCATAGTCGGCGGTCGGAATATACTGGCGGTTATCGGCAACGACGCGTTTCGCTTCATCGGCTTTGCCTTGCGCAAGCTGCGCGAGGCTCAGGCTCAATACCGTGCGAGCGTCGACTTTACCCAGTTCCATCGCATCTTCAAAGCTGCGTTCAGCAGAGCTGAAGCGGCCTGCTGTCATATAGGATTGACCAAGCAAAGCGCGGGTCTCGGCATCGTTGCCAACCGCTGCAACAGAGCGTTCGGCAAATGCGATCGCTTTATCTGTTTCGCCTTTGGCAAGTGCCTTGGTCGCTTTTTTCGCATATCGCGGACCATCTTTTACCGATGCCGGTTTGCTGGACGAAGATGCCACAGACCCGCCGCCAAACGGGCCGCAGCCTGTAAGCACGGTGCCCATTACCATGGTCGAAGCAGCAAGTTTCAGTATCATATCGCGTTTCATATCAATGCCCTCGCAATCAAAATCAATTATGCAGCGCCGCGTGCTGGTACACGCTCCGCCAGTTCTTCTAGTTCAGGAATAGTCTTCAAATATTCGTCGACAGCTTTGGTTACCAATTGCTGTGCCGAAACGTTCTTTACGGCTGTTGCCAATCGCAGTTTCAAATGCCGTTCCGGGTCCAAACGAAGCGTAAATGCGGTTTTCGCTTTGCTCGTTCTGGATTTGGTTGCTGGCCGCACCCGTTTTGGTCGCTGATTATAATCCTGAGCAGCTTTCACTACAGCGCTATGCTCCGCCAGTGGCGCAACTTCGCGAGAAATGGATAGCGGCGCTGGAGGCGGAGCATCGGTTTCACGCACCGGCTTGTTCGTCAAAACCGTTTCGGGTTTTGTGCCAAGCTTCTCGGCGATTTCTTCCTGCTGCTGTTTCACAGCCGGAAGCGCTTCTGGAATCGCGCCTGCAAGCGGATTAAGGTTAATTTCGTTTGCGTCAAATGCTTCGTGATCTGGGTTCACGTCGTAACCCATGTCATTCCAGCCCAGGTCCTCATGCGGATCATCGCTGGAAAACTCCTGATCAGGGAAATTCAATCCCTGACGACGCATGGCCGGCTTGGCGCCGCCTTTGCGGGCCAGCAAGGAGGAAGACAAAGATGCCAGTGGTTTGGGTTCGCTCATTTTATCGGCCCTTTCCATCAAGAACCAATAACCCGGCGACCAAAGCCGGTGCCGGAACCGGGGCGCTGAAATCCCTGGCTTGCGCTATGTGATAAGCTGGGAGCGGAAAATACTGTCCGGCGGAAGTTCTTTTCAAGCCGATCAGAAATATAGCTCCAGAGTTGAATAATTTCCTGCGATGAGCGGCCGTCCGGATCAATTTCCATGACCGTCCGTCCGTCGATCATCGAACCGGCAAAATCGGTTCGGTGATGCACGGTAATCGGAGCGACCGTGCCATGTTGTGAAAGGGCGACAGCTGCTTCAGAAGTAATTTTTGCTTTTGGTGTCGCGCCGTTTACAACAAACAACAGAGGTTTTCCGGCTCGATCACATAAATCAACGGTCGCTCCAACGGCGCGCAAATCATGGGGACTTGGCCGCGTAGGTATAACAATCAGTTCAGCGACCGAGATAACGCTTTGGATGGCCATGGTAATAGCAGGCGGCGTATCAATGACGGCAAGCTTGAAGCCTTGCTGGCGCAAAATTGCCAGATCAGCCGCGAGGCGGGATACGGTGGTTTGCGCAAATGCGGGAAGTTCTGCTTCGCGTTCGTTCCACCAATCAGCCAGTGACCCTTGCGGATCGATATCGATTAGGACGACCGGGCCGGCGCCGGCTAGTTCCGCCTGAACGGCGAGATGGCCAGACAATGTTGTCTTGCCTGAACCGCCTTTTTGCGATGCCATCGCTAAAACTCGCACATCATTCCCCTTGTTCATTCAAGGTCCATTGGGACGCTTCAATCAATATTTAGGGGCCTGTCTGACACAGCAGCGCTAAAATAGGGTTAACGCGACACCAATGTTTTTTTCCGAGACCAAAAAAAGTTACATCACGTTAGACGAGGATTCATGTCTTGCTCATATTGTTTTTGCTAGACACATCCAGCCTGCGCGTATTAGCGTCCGTGGCAAATATTGCTTAACATCAAGCTTTTATGATTTGCTGACCATATTAATTCAGGGGGTTTCCCGTATGAAAAATTCAATTGCCGCATTGAAATTGCTGTTCGTTACAGCAGCATTCGGATTTGCAGCCCCCTCATTCGCCGATGTTAAAGACGGCGTCGATGCCTGGGGCCGCGGTGACTTTAAAGCCGCGATTGCTGAGTGGCGGGGGCCTGCGGCTTCCGGAAATGCGGATGCGCAATTCAATCTGGCACAAGCTTACAAACTGGGTCGTGGCGTTCCGATGGATCTGAGTGAAGCTGAAAAGTGGTACAGGAAAGCCGCTGATCAGGGCCATCTTCAGGCACAGGACAATTACGGATTGATTCTGTTCCAGAGCAATCGGCGGTCCGAAGCGCTACCTTATTTACAAGAATCAGCCAACCGCGGCGAGCCGCGTGCGCAATATGTTCTGGGTACCGGCCACTTTAATGGCGACTTTGTCGAAAAAGACTGGGTGCGCGCCTATGCGCTGATGACACGCGCGTCTTCGCAAGGCCTCCCGCAGGCTACGTCCAATATGGCGCAGATGGATAAATATATCCCGATCGATAAACGCCGGGCCGCTATTGAGTTGGCCGGGCAGATGGAGCAGCAAGAAAAGCGTGTACGTACAGCGCAAGTTGGCGGGTTACGCCCTGCCCAACCTTCTGGGCCGATACAAACCGCCCAGTTGCCACCATCGCAAGCAATACCCCCAGCGCCCGCTCCAGTACCGCAGCCCGTTCCAACCGCTCCGGGCGCGACATATACCAACCCGCCTCCAGCAACTGTTGTTGCTGCAGCGGCGGCTCCGGTTCAAGCAGTGGCTGATGGAAAATGGCGCGTGCAATTGGGTGCCTTTAGCGATGAGAATAAGGCAAAAAACCTGTGGGGCAACTTGGAATCCCGCGTTACCGCCCTCGCAAATACACAACCCTATCTGGTGAAAGCGGGCGGCATAACCCGCTTGCAAGCCGGACCATTTGCGACCCGCGCGCAGGCCGAGACCATGTGCAGCAATGTTAAGGCGACCGGAAACGCCTGCATCGTAAAAGCGCGTTAATGCCGCGTTGCTTTTATCCGGTTTTAGCCCAGTCAGTGGATGCAATGCCCTGAATATATAGCAGCGCCGTTAAATCGTTGTGCTGGATAGCTACATCTGCGGCCTGTGCCGCTTTGGGTTTGGCATGATAAGCCACGCCCATTCCTGCCGCCTGTATCATGGGGATATCATTAGCTCCGTCCCCTACAGCAATGCAATCTGCGAGCTGCAAACCATGTTTTCCCGCCGCGGATTGCAATATTTCTGCTTTGCGGCTCGCGTCAACTATCGGCCCATTGAGAGCACCCGTTAGTTTTTCTTGCGCTGCTCCCAGCACATTGGCCTCGAACCGCTCAAACCCGATTTGCCTGGCAACCGGTTCTGCAAAGCTGGTGAAACCACCAGACACCAAAATCGTTTTTGCGCCGCGTTGTGCCATCGTCTTTACCAGAATTTCGGCCCCCGGCATGATCTTTACTCGATCATCAAGGCAGCGCTGGATTGCCGAGACTTCAAGACCAGCCAGCAAAGCTACCCTGCCCCGCAAGGCCTCTTCAAAATCGAGTTCGCCCTGCATCGCGCGCTCGGTGATTTCCGCTATTTGGGCCTTGATGCCCGCGTAATCTGCGAGTTCGTCGATACATTCGACGGTTATCATGGTGCTATCCATATCGGATATCAGTAGTTTTTTCTCACGATTTTCAGCGGGTTGAACGGCAATATCAGTCACACCATCTAGTGACGTCAAGGCGTCACGCCCATCTTCCATTGATCCTTCAAAGAAAATATCCACCACTCTGCCGTCAATAATCTCACCGGTTTCGGCAATCACACAGCCTCCAGCAACGAGCATATCCCGAGCCGAATTTAGCTCTCCCTTTTTCAACGTTTCTGCTGCTATTAGCGTGGCGATGAGCATGATTTCTCCGAATAAACAAAAGGAAGTGGTATTGATCGTTGGCCCAACCGCCAGCGGTAAATCCGCATTGGCACTGGAGCTGGCCAAAAAGCAAGCCCTGCAAAACCGGCAATCGGTGATAATCAACGCCGACAGCGCGCAAGTGTATCGTGATCTGCAAATATTGAGCGCAAGGCCTACGGAATCGGAAATGGAAGGCGTACCGCACAAGTTATATGGATATATAAACGGTGCCGAAGCTTGTTCAGCGGCGCGCTGGGCAAATGACGCCAAGACGGCAATTACGTCCGCCCATGAAAAAGACCATCTACCGATATTAGTGGGTGGGACGGGCCTTTATATAAGGACGCTGCTCAACGGTATCGCTCCCATCCCGGAAATTGATCCAGAAATCCGCGCTGAAATCAGGGCGATGGAGACGATGGAGGCTCAAACCGCGCTTCTCGCAGAAGACCCTATATCGGCAAAGCGCCTGAATCCCACAGATACAAGCCGGATTATGCGCGCTTTGGAAGTTGTGCGTTCGACTGGCCACCCGCTGGACTATTGGCATCAGCATATGACAGGCGGCATAGCGAGCGACATTTTGCTAAAGCCGTTGATATTGCTGCCACCGCGCGATTGGCTTTACGGGCGCTGTGACTTGCGGTTTGAGATTATGATGAACGGCGGTGCGACCGACGAGGTGCGGCATCTTCTGAGCCTTAATCTGCGCAACGATTGTCCGGTTATGCGCGCCATTGGTGTGCGGGATATTGCCGCAATGCTAAGGGACGAGATTGATCGAGATACCGCAATATCAAATGCGCAAATGGCAACCCGCCGCTATGCGAAGCGGCAATATACCTGGTTTCGCAATCAGTCCCCACCGGAATGGAAACGGTTGGAAGAGATATTAAATAACGACATTATCAACAATATTGAAACTATATTACAATATTAGATGTTGACATAACATAATAGTGTGTGTAGCGAGCCGGACTTTATGCGGCTTTGTCCCAGAAGTTGTGCATTGCACACAAAGACCGCATCGCCTATCAAACCGCCGTCCTCCCTAGGTTGGCACAGTTAATGGAGCATCACGTGGCCGAAAAATCCGGCGCAGATATATTGGTCGAAACCCTGATGGAACTCGGCGTGGATACCGTATTCGGTTATCCTGGCGGCGCAGTCTTGCCGATTTATGACGCGCTCTATGAGCACCCGAAAATCAAGCATATTCTTGTGCGCCATGAACAGGCCGCCACCCATGCGGCTGAGGGCTATGCGCGCTCCACTGGCAAACCCGGCGTTGTGCTGGTCACCTCCGGTCCCGGCGCAACCAACGCAGTCACTGGCATAACCGATGCGTTGATGGACAGCATTCCGATGGTGGTCATAACCGGTCAGGTTGCGACCAATCTGATCGGCTCAGATGCCTTTCAGGAAGCAGATACCGTCGGCATAACGCGGCATTGCACCAAACATAATTATCTGGTGAAAAAACCCTCGGACCTGGCGGGCGTTGTTCAGGAAGCTTTTCATATTGCCACACAAGGCCGCCCTGGCCCGGTTGTGATCGATATTCCCAAAAACGTGCAAGTCGCCGAAGCTGAGTTTTCGCGCCATAACGGCAAACATAATGGCCGCTATCAACCGCAGACTGAAGGCGATTTCAAAGCGATTAACGAAGCTGCCGAACTGATCATGAAGGCCAAAGCACCGGTGCTCTATACCGGCGGCGGTATCATAAACAGCGGACCAAAAGCCAGCCAGACATTGCAGGAATTGGCGGCGCTAATGGGCGCACCGGTTACTTCAACATTGATGGGTCTTGGCGCATTTCCTGCCTCGTCCGATCAATGGCTTGGCATGTTGGGCATGCACGGCACTTTTGAAGCAAATATGGCGATGAACAAGGCCGATCTGGTTATCTGCCTTGGCGCTCGCTTTGATGATCGTATCACAGGCCGGATTGACGCATTTTCGCCAAATAGCACAAAAATCCATGTCGATATCGACCGGTCGTCCATCAACAAGACCATCCGCGTTGATCTGCCGATTGTTGGCGACGTTGGCCGGGTGATGGAACAATTACTGGCGGTTCTGAAGGGGCGCAAGTTCTCGGCTCCGGGATATGACGAATGGTGGGCGCGGATCAAAGGCTGGCGCGCAACCAATTGTCTCGAATTCCCGGAAAACAAAGAAGAAATCATGCCGCAACTTGCCATCCGCAAGTTGTGGGAAGCAACGCATGAGCGTAGCCCGATCATCACAACCGAAGTTGGCCAGCATCAGATGTGGGCGGCGCAGCATTTTGATTTTGAATTACCCAATAAATGGCTGACCAGCGGCGGCTTGGGGACAATGGGCTATGGCCTGCCGGCGGCGATTGGGGCGCAACTCGGTGATCCTGACGCGTTGGTCATAGATATTGCCGGTGAAGCGTCGATCCAGATGAATATTCAGGAGCTGGGCACCGCAACCCAATATCGGCTGCCAGTGAAAATATTCATTCTCAATAATGAGTATATGGGCATGGTCCGCCAGTGGCAGGAATTGACCTATGAGAGCCGTTATTCAAATAGTTACAGCGATAGTCTTCCAGATTTTGTGAAGCTTGCCGAGAGTTACGACTGGACCGGTATCCGTATCGAAGATCCTGCTGATCTGGAAGCCGGAATCGACAAGATGATCAATACCGACGGCCCTGTTTTAGTGGATTGCCGGGTCGCAAAACTCGCCAATTGCTTCCCGATGATTCCGTCTGGCGCAGCGCATACCGAAATGCTGCTTACCGCAGAGGACGTAAAAGGCACGATGGACGATACTGCAAAGGCACTTGTATAATGCATATTCAAGACGAAGCCGTCGAACGCCATGTTCTCGCCGTTCTCGTGGACAACGAGGCCGGTATTTTGGCGCGTATCGCGGGTATGTTCACCGCACGCGGTTACAATATCGAAAGCCTGACTGTGGCTGATATCAGCGAAGATCACGCAATTAGCCGGATTACAATCGCCACCAACGGTCCTCCACATGTTATCGAACAGATTATCCACCAGCTCGACCGGCTTGTGCCCGTCCACAGCGTTCGGGATCTGACGGAATCCGGACCACACGTGCAACGTGAACTGGCATTGGTTAAAGTCGCAGGCAAAGGCGATAACCGGATCGAGGCCATGCGTCTTGCCGATGCCTATCGCGCGCGGATTGTCGATGCGTCTACCGAGAGCTTTATTTTTGAGATCACGGGTGCGCCTGAGAAAATTCAAACCTTTGTGGCGCTCATGCGAGAAGTTGGGCTCGTTGAAGTCGGCCGAACAGGGGTTGTTGCAGTCGGACGCGGTCCGAACGCCGGATGAATGAAATACTGCTCTTTCTCGCCGCATGTCTTGCGGTGGCTACGTTGTTAATCCACTCGATTGTCGGGGAAAATCGTCTGATAACGCCGCTGGTTAAATCCAACGATGGCGTGATGCAAGCCGATCTGGCAAAGCAGGTCATCCGTTTCGCTTGGCATTTCACGAGCTTACTGGGATTGATTGCAGTCTATATTCTGTTCGATGCCGCACAACGTTTTGAGACTGCGGACAAAATGCTACTGGCGATAACTGGAGGCGTGTTTTTACTTTCCGGAGTTTACGATGCTGTCGTCACTAAAGGCAGACATATCGGATGGCCCTTTCTCTTTGCCATCGGAATACTCACCATTATTGCAATCATCTAAAATTCAAAGGACCATTTGATGAAAGTTTATTACGACGCCGACGCCGACCTCGGCCTGATCAAAGACAAGAAAATCGCAATTGTCGGTTATGGCAGCCAGGGCCATGCTCATGCGCAGAACTTGCGCGATAGCGGTGTAAACGACGTCGCGATTGCGCTCCGAGCTGGTTCTGCGACTGCCAAGAAAGCAGAAAGCGCTGGCTTCAAAGTTATGACCAATCAGGATGCGGCAAAGTGGGCTGATATCGTAATGATTCTTGCGCCAGACGAGCATCAGGCCGCGATTTACGCCGATGATTTGCATGACAATATGAAGCAGGGTGCCGCCCTCGCCTTCGCGCACGGTCTCAATATCCACTTTGGTCTGATCGAAGCGCGGGAAGATCTTGATGTTATCATGATCGCGCCCAAAGGGCCCGGTCACACAGTGCGCAGCGAATATCAACGCGGTGGCGGTGTTCCGTGCCTGATCGCAATCGACCGCGATGTTTCCGGCAATGCCCATGATGTTGCGCTGGCCTATGCCTCCGGCGTTGGTGGCGGACGTTCCGGGATTATCGAAACCAATTTCCGTGAAGAGTGTGAAACCGATCTGTTCGGTGAGCAAGCCGTTCTTTGCGGTGGCATCACCCATCTTATCCAGGCCGGGTTCGAAACACTGACCGAAGCCGGTTATGCTCCGGAAATGGCCTATTTTGAATGTCTGCACGAAACCAAGCTGATCGTTGATCTGCTTTATGAAGGCGGGATTGCCAATATGCGCTATTCCATCTCCAACACCGCAGAATATGGCGATATTACAACTGGACCACGCATCATCACTGCTGAAACCAAAGCGGAAATGAAACGCGTATTGGCCGATATTCAATCCGGTCGCTTTGTGAAAAACTTCGTTCTGGATAACCGCGCTGGACAACCGGAACTCAAAGCTGCCCGCAAAGCCGCTGAAGCCCACCCGATTGAGGAAACCGGCGCGCAGCTTCGCGCGATGATGCCCTGGATTGGCGCTAACAAGCTGGTGGATAAAGAGAAAAACTAAACCACGAACTCGCTGGCAATTGGGATGATCGGTCGCTAGTTTATGGCGATTGATCAAAAGGAGTCCCCCAATGCATAGGAAGTTCAAGGCAATGTTACCCGTGGGAGCCGCCGCCGTGGCTATTGCGATAGCTATTCCCGCAATCGCTGATAATCACGGAAAGGCACCTGATCCGTCGATTCCCGGCCAGATGGATACAAGCCGGGTGGCAGCGGGTAGCTACGCTACTGATCCAGGCCATACCCTTGTTAGCTGGAAGGTCAGTCACTTTGGGTTCAACGATTATATCGGCCTGTTCGGCAATATAACTGGCACCATGCAACTTGATCCCGTCAATCCACAAGCGGCAAAAGTCGATATCAGCATTCCGGT is a window encoding:
- a CDS encoding DUF3089 domain-containing protein: MDEIVYLAPLALARSRFKLNERVSAYWSKKLARKFLYFVAGLTFLVILGAFVYRVYGEDLMEIAFVPDTEFEQQAVLEDNVYAEKSMWLARPELTKNNPALWLPTGFEEGESPISEKSRAAVFFIHPTSFTKRDRWNAPLDDKESQALARIFLRGQASAFNQIGDVWAPRYRQATIGAFLTEKPEGQMALDAAYQDVLIAFDYFIEHIPENQPIVLAGHSQGSLHLTNLLKDRVAGTPLANRIVAAYVVGWPVSVDADVPAMGLTVCEAPDQAKCILGWESFAEPAEYGRIIEVYDTTIGFNGEPRKDTKLLCTNPINGDLRSEAKAEMNLGTLVPNNELSDATLVAGAVPARCDDRGFLLIGDPPDLGPYTLPGNNYHVYDYSLFWSNIRADVLRRMQTFLAR
- the ruvX gene encoding Holliday junction resolvase RuvX, producing the protein MTDDKAVFLSALPDGGRLLGLDIGTKTVGLALCDAQWTFATAAETIERRKFSKDLERITAVIAEQNIVGLVAGLPLNLDGSMSKQTQAAKAFAQNLKPLGLPILLWDERWSTQAVERDLIASDVTRKKRGKVIDKMAAAYILQGAIDGLAASG
- a CDS encoding aspartate carbamoyltransferase catalytic subunit, whose amino-acid sequence is MTSPSTSSPHQFPSGSDAFPHRHLLGIAGLQPWEILFLLKEAEQWVDLNRKSSKHADRLDGLTVINAFFENSTRTLLSFEIAGKRMGADVVNMHAAQSSLKKGETLIDTAVTLNAMRADAIVIRHGSSGAVQLIADKVDCPVLNAGDGSHEHPTQALLDALTIQRRKGDISGLTVTICGDVMHSRVARSNIYCLTTLGAKVRVCGPPSLLPAALDRMNVESFSDFDAALDGADVVMMLRLQNERMNGDFIPSPREYHYLYGLTKERLKKAKPDALVMHPGPMNRGIEISSDVADDAKRSAITEQVEMGVAVRMACLDVLTRRSREVEGWS
- a CDS encoding dihydroorotase, with product MKTVFSNARPILPGSDLLETQSIYVEGDKISQVGDASDSSDSIIVDCGNAITAPGIVDLGVFAIDKPAFHFGGITRAALMPDQSPVLDLPAMIKHNATEGKPDLWSHPLAAATKGLAGKELAEIGLMKQAGARSVSTGRRWISDSGIMLRLLQYCKALDMPVIVHSEDGGLAGNAVATSGETATRLGLSSAPASAEALSIARDIALVHESGAHVHFRQVTTKQALDLVREAKAEGLPVTCGITPAHLFLSDIAVSDFKTFAKLSPPLRCEDDRQACLAAIKDGTIDVISSGHDPRGPEDKRLPFAEAQSGMAGAETLLALSLNLVRDETISMNRLFQLLSESPAKILGVKAGKIAPGYEADFILIDPDAPWQVDARKMAASAGNTPFDKLPVQGRVKAIYKGGKAL
- a CDS encoding SPOR domain-containing protein; this translates as MKRDMILKLAASTMVMGTVLTGCGPFGGGSVASSSSKPASVKDGPRYAKKATKALAKGETDKAIAFAERSVAAVGNDAETRALLGQSYMTAGRFSSAERSFEDAMELGKVDARTVLSLSLAQLAQGKADEAKRVVADNRQYIPTADYGLALALAGDSKTAIAVLEQAIRNSDATGRTRQNLGLAYALDGRWREAKLLASQDMTPATVDKRIMQWAQMARPGAYETRVASLLNITPMPNDPGQPMRLALNAAPTVDAIAQTSPSQDYSREVASFDRNTPLPAVGPAPRQSAEVDFTAKENNVKVTKVDLPASMSAKPVAVAPAAAPLIKAVPSPEKILPADKFIVEGEKAPAAKPAPVRTAAIQAVSAVKPVMQQVAFTPKPQAVSSGTHLVQLGAYSSAEGAKRAWGILSSQNADLVAFKYASSRVTVKGKTLYRLAAMGFGNAQTAEAMCAGIKAKGGNCIVRNVPGVSKTSPTRMASTAPKKLAVR
- a CDS encoding ParA family protein yields the protein MRVLAMASQKGGSGKTTLSGHLAVQAELAGAGPVVLIDIDPQGSLADWWNEREAELPAFAQTTVSRLAADLAILRQQGFKLAVIDTPPAITMAIQSVISVAELIVIPTRPSPHDLRAVGATVDLCDRAGKPLLFVVNGATPKAKITSEAAVALSQHGTVAPITVHHRTDFAGSMIDGRTVMEIDPDGRSSQEIIQLWSYISDRLEKNFRRTVFSAPSLSHSASQGFQRPGSGTGFGRRVIGS